A genomic window from Vicia villosa cultivar HV-30 ecotype Madison, WI unplaced genomic scaffold, Vvil1.0 scaffold8, whole genome shotgun sequence includes:
- the LOC131643254 gene encoding FBD-associated F-box protein At3g52670-like: MENLLPQLPPSTNQNIKRIKRPQSESSINDLPDEILSHILSFLTAKHAFKTIILSKKWIPLCHSLSVLHIADDGIVNNAQNRIHLLRLVEAFMFSPHSQHLPLKSFILNCRSQTWDAKTDPSTFDKLIEAAKLRRVIYLYLYLLYIPLAPTIFCFKTLVSMTLIKIRPDTLFHSSVDLPSLKTLYMYDVCFHHIADFMKLLSGCPVLEKLSTVFVQANDRSATKVYFKPLSKLITADIVLFEIPFKVVYNVQHLNISGLGHSLNDKKTDSFYKEFPVFENLKVLNLCWSTTAQIHEWDEAKSSPTKEDWKYPYHVPQCLSSHLTTINITEYEAIEADFRFAAYILENARHLEKMTICRNHFPKPMESPHFLSDLFSCSRISPACKLSFSEFKLIVT; encoded by the exons ATGGAAAACCTTCTTCCCCAACTGCCTCCATCCACAAACCAAAATATTAAGCGGATCAAAAGGCCGCAATCAGAGTCCTCCATCAATGACTTACCAGACGAGATACTTTCGCATATTCTCTCTTTTCTCACAGCCAAACATGCTTTCAAAACAATCATTCTTTCCAAGAAGTGGATCCCACTATGTCACTCACTCTCAGTTTTACACATCGCCGATGATGGAATCGTCAACAACGCACAGAACAGGATTCACTTGCTTAGATTGGTGGAAGCGTTTATGTTCTCTCCACACTCTCAGCATCTTCCCCTCAAATCTTTTATTCTCAATTGTCGTTCCCAAACCTGGGATGCCAAAACCGACCCTTCCACTTTCGACAAACTTATTGAAGCAGCTAAACTACGTCGCGTCATTTATCTCTATCTATACTTGTTATACATCCCTTTGGCTCCTACCATTTTCTGCTTCAAAACACTTGTCTCCATGACATTAATCAAAATACGTCCAGACACTTTGTTTCATTCTTCCGTCGATCTTCCTTCGCTCAAAACCCTCTATATGTATGATGTTTGTTTTCATCATATAGCCGATTTCATGAAACTTCTCTCTGGGTGTCCCGTATTGGAGAAATTGAGTACTGTATTTGTTCAAGCAAATGACAGGTCTGCAACAAAAGTGTATTTTAAACCCTTGTCCAAGTTGATCACCGCCGATATCGTTTTATTCGAGATTCCATTTAAAGTTGTATATAATGTCCAGCATCTAAATATATCAGGG TTAGGGCATAGTCTTAATGATAAAAAAACCGATTCATTTTACAAAGAGTTCCCAGTATTTGAAAACTTAAAAGTACTTAATCTATGTTGGAGTACTACTGCCCAAATTCATGAATGGGATGAA GCAAAGAGTTCACCAACCAAAGAGGATTGGAAATACCCATACCATGTTCCTCAATGTCTATCATCTCATCTAACAACGATTAACATTACAGAATATGAAGCTATCGAAGCTGATTTTCGATTCGCAGCATATATTTTGGAGAATGCGAGACATTTAGAGAAGATGACCATTTGCCGTAATCATTTCCCAAAACCAATGGAGAGCCCCCATTTTTTAAGTGATTTATTCTCTTGTTCAAGGATATCTCCTGCGTGTAAGCTGTCATTTTCTGAG TTCAAGTTAATTGTCACTTGA
- the LOC131643255 gene encoding extensin-like, whose amino-acid sequence MDDPNPPKPILPNLNLSPPVSPDQELPLVPQSSQPQPPNNPPQPNSIPQQPLSFPPQPQLSVQDPRQQSPEDSQPDRDASPPPNYSPAQPNYLHEQQPPNFSPSQSPTNLHSPPQQPPSFPPQPQILVQDPQLQSPQDPEPDATPQQPPPPPSSHSPTQQPLNFPPPQPQILVQDPQLQSPQEPWPEELQPSPPREYLIETGGRVYTVTLPHSPRSHLRPDELSTPETSDSLPGSSGAPSDTASGNTSPLPPSQ is encoded by the coding sequence atggatGATCCTAATCCTCCCAAACCAATACTGCCCAATTTAAATCTTTCTCCTCCTGTTTCACCTGACCAAGAACTTCCTCTAGTACCTCAGTCATCACAACCACAACCACCAAACAATCCTCCACAGCCTAACTCTATACCACAGCAGCCGCTAAGCTTTCCACCACAGCCACAATTATCAGTCCAAGATCCTCGGCAACAGTCACCGGAAGACTCGCAGCCAGACCGAGACGCATCACCACCACCAAACTACTCTCCAGCACAGCCCAACTATCTGCATGAACAACAACCACCAAACTTCTCTCCTTCGCAATCACCGACCAACTTACACTCTCCACCACAGCAGCCGCCAAGCTTTCCACCACAGCCACAAATATTAGTCCAAGATCCTCAGCTGCAATCACCGCAAGACCCAGAACCGGATGCTACaccacaacaaccaccaccacctccaTCGTCACACTCTCCGACACAGCAGCCGCTGAACTTTCCACCACCACAGCCTCAAATATTAGTCCAAGATCCTCAGCTGCAATCACCGCAAGAACCATGGCCAGAGGAGCTACAACCTTCACCTCCACGTGAATATTTAATCGAAACTGGCGGAAGAGTCTACACTGTCACCTTACCACACTCTCCGCGAAGTCACCTGCGGCCAGATGAACTTTCTACACCGGAAACGTCAGACTCTCTACCGGGCTCTTCAGGCGCTCCATCGGACACAGCATCAGGAAATACTTCCCCTCTTCCTCCCTCACAATGA